One Brassica oleracea var. oleracea cultivar TO1000 chromosome C7, BOL, whole genome shotgun sequence genomic window carries:
- the LOC106306822 gene encoding pectinesterase 31 isoform X1 — protein MATARVVLVAQDGTGDYRSVQDAIDSVPLGNTCRTVIRISPGIYRQPVYVPKRKNFITFAGISPEITVLTWNNTASKIEHHQASRVIGTGTFGCGSVIVEGEDFIAENVTFENSSPEGSGQAVAIRVTADRCAFYNCRFLGWQDTLYLHHGKQYLKDCYIEGSVDFIFGNSTALLEHCHIHCKSQGFITAQSRKTSQEATGYVFLRCVITGNGQSGYMYLGRPWGPFGRVVLAYTYMDACIRNVGWHNWGNAENERSACFYEYRCFGPGSCSSGRVTWSRELMDEEAGHFLHHSFVDPNQDRPWLCLRMGVKTPYSA, from the exons ATGGCGACGGCTCGAGTGGTGTTGGTTGCGCAGGATGGTACCGGTGATTACCGCTCCGTTCAGGACGCAATTGACTCGGTTCCTCTTGGAAACACTTGTCGTACTGTCATCCGCATCTCGCCTGGGATCTACAGGCAGCCGGTGTACGTGCCCAAGAGGAAAAACTTCATTACTTTCGCCGGAATCTCCCCGGAAATCACCGTTCTCACTTGGAACAACACCGCTTCCAAGATTGAGCATCACCAG GCGTCTAGAGTCATAGGGACGGGAACGTTTGGGTGCGGGAGTGTTATTGTCGAAGGAGAAGACTTTATAGCTGAGAACGTTACTTTTGAGAACTCTTCTCCTGAG GGATCAGGGCAGGCTGTGGCGATAAGAGTCACTGCTGACCGTTGTGCCTTTTATAACTGTCGGTTTCTCGGCTGGCAG GATACATTGTATTTGCACCATGGGAAACAATATCTGAAAGACTGCTACATCGAGGGAAGCGTGGATTTCATATTTGGAAACAGCACGGCACTCTTGGAACACTGCCACATCCACTGCAAGTCTCAGGGCTTTATTACAGCACAAAGCCGCAAAACGTCTCAGGAAGCTACTGGTTACGTATTCCTAAG ATGTGTGATCACGGGCAATGGTCAGAGTGGGTATATGTACCTCGGAAGGCCGTGGGGACCGTTCGGGAGAGTGGTCCTTGCATACACTTACATGGATGCGTGTATCAGAAACGTTGGCTGGCATAACTGGGGAAACGCAGAGAATGAGAGAAGTGCTTGCTTTTATGAGTACAG GTGCTTTGGTCCGGGTAGCTGCTCGTCTGGACGGGTTACCTGGTCGAGAGAACTGATGGATGAAGAAGCTGGACACTTTCTGCACCATAGTTTTGTGGATCCAAATCAGGACCGGCCTTGGTTGTGTCTGAGAATGGGAGTGAAGACACCATATTCTGCGTAG
- the LOC106306822 gene encoding pectinesterase 31 isoform X2, whose translation MATARVVLVAQDGTGDYRSVQDAIDSVPLGNTCRTVIRISPGIYRQPVYVPKRKNFITFAGISPEITVLTWNNTASKIEHHQGSGQAVAIRVTADRCAFYNCRFLGWQDTLYLHHGKQYLKDCYIEGSVDFIFGNSTALLEHCHIHCKSQGFITAQSRKTSQEATGYVFLRCVITGNGQSGYMYLGRPWGPFGRVVLAYTYMDACIRNVGWHNWGNAENERSACFYEYRCFGPGSCSSGRVTWSRELMDEEAGHFLHHSFVDPNQDRPWLCLRMGVKTPYSA comes from the exons ATGGCGACGGCTCGAGTGGTGTTGGTTGCGCAGGATGGTACCGGTGATTACCGCTCCGTTCAGGACGCAATTGACTCGGTTCCTCTTGGAAACACTTGTCGTACTGTCATCCGCATCTCGCCTGGGATCTACAGGCAGCCGGTGTACGTGCCCAAGAGGAAAAACTTCATTACTTTCGCCGGAATCTCCCCGGAAATCACCGTTCTCACTTGGAACAACACCGCTTCCAAGATTGAGCATCACCAG GGATCAGGGCAGGCTGTGGCGATAAGAGTCACTGCTGACCGTTGTGCCTTTTATAACTGTCGGTTTCTCGGCTGGCAG GATACATTGTATTTGCACCATGGGAAACAATATCTGAAAGACTGCTACATCGAGGGAAGCGTGGATTTCATATTTGGAAACAGCACGGCACTCTTGGAACACTGCCACATCCACTGCAAGTCTCAGGGCTTTATTACAGCACAAAGCCGCAAAACGTCTCAGGAAGCTACTGGTTACGTATTCCTAAG ATGTGTGATCACGGGCAATGGTCAGAGTGGGTATATGTACCTCGGAAGGCCGTGGGGACCGTTCGGGAGAGTGGTCCTTGCATACACTTACATGGATGCGTGTATCAGAAACGTTGGCTGGCATAACTGGGGAAACGCAGAGAATGAGAGAAGTGCTTGCTTTTATGAGTACAG GTGCTTTGGTCCGGGTAGCTGCTCGTCTGGACGGGTTACCTGGTCGAGAGAACTGATGGATGAAGAAGCTGGACACTTTCTGCACCATAGTTTTGTGGATCCAAATCAGGACCGGCCTTGGTTGTGTCTGAGAATGGGAGTGAAGACACCATATTCTGCGTAG
- the LOC106304142 gene encoding kxDL motif-containing protein 1 encodes MEEPIREASQQVSEEFKTLVNAHDLNSLRHLQHLILGRLQDSNAVLSHYNDFAENCFADVSLEFSRNTRLLKSMKADLDYIFLKLRSIKSKIMATYPDAFPDESTSDAFDRRPDLELPQ; translated from the exons ATGGAAGAACCAATAAGAGAAGCTTCGCAACAAGTCTCTGAAGAATTCAAAACTCTTGTTAATGCACATGATCTCAATTCTCTCAGACACTTGCAGCACCTCAT ATTGGGGAGGCTACAGGATAGCAATGCAGTTCTCTCCCATTACAACGACTTTGCTGAGAATTGCTTCGCTGATGTGTCCTTGGAGTTCTCTAGAAACACTCGTCTTTTGAAATCCATGAAAGCCGATCTTGATTACATCTTCTTGAAACTAAG GAGCATCAAAAGTAAGATTATGGCTACGTATCCAGACGCATTTCCAGATGAGTCCACCAGTGATGCTTTTGATCGAAGACCCGATCTCGAGCTGCCTCAGTAA